The genomic region TCGGCATGGCCGGCGCCTCGTTCGCCGTTGCCCTGCCGCTGGCCTCGCAATGGTATCCGCCACAGCATCAGGGCAAGGCCATGGGCATCGCCGGTGCCGGTAACTCGGGCACCGTGTTTGCCGCACTGATCGCACCGCTGCTGGCGGCCTCGTTCGGCTGGAGCAACGTGTTCGGTTTCGCCCTGATTCCGCTGATCATCACCCTGCTGGTATTTGTCCTGCTGGCCCGCAACGCGCCGCAACGACCCAAGGCCAAGTCCATGGCTGACTACATGAAAGCCCTGGGTGATCGCGACAGCTGGTGGTTCATGTTTTTCTACAGCGTGACCTTTGGCGGTTTTATCGGCCTGGCCAGCGCACTGCCCGGCTACTTCAATGACCAGTACAGCCTGAGCCCGGTGACCGCCGGCTACTACACCGCCGCCTGTGTGTTCGGCGGCAGCCTGATGCGCCCGCTGGGCGGTGCCCTGGCTGACCGCTTCGGTGGCATCCGGACGCTGCTGGGCATGTATACCGTGGCGACGATCTGCATCGCCGCCGTCGGCTTCAACCTGCCCAGTTCCTATGCGGCCCTGGCGCTGTTCGTCATGGCGATGCTCGGCCTCGGCGCTGGCAACGGCGCGGTGTTCCAATTGGTGCCGCAACGTTTCCGTCTGGAAATCGGCGTGATGACCGGCTTGATCGGCATGGCCGGCGGCATCGGCGGTTTTGCCCTGGCGGCCGGCATGGGCGCGATCAAGCAGAGCACCGGCAGCTATCAGGTGGCCTTGTGGCTGTTCGCCAGCCTGGGCGTTCTCGCCTGGTTCGGCCTGCACGGCGTCAAGCGCCGCTGGCGGACCACCTGGGGCTCGGCAGCCGTGACCGCGGCGCGGGTCTGAGCCGCCGTGGAGCTGCAACTGAACTTCGCCCAGGCCAGTGCCACCGGCCCCCGCGCGGAAAACCAGGACGCCATGCGCCTGGTCACGCCCACGCCGGAGTTGGCGGCCAGCAAAGGCTACCTGTTCGCTATCGCCGACGGGGTCAGCCAGTGTGCCGATGGCGCGCTGGCAGCGCAGGCGACCTTGCAGGCACTGGCCCTCGACTATTACGCCACGCCGCCCACCTGGGGCGTGGCCCAGGCGCTGGACCGGCTGTTGCTGGCGCAGAATCGCTGGCTACAGGCCAACGGCGGCGGGCAACCGCTGCTGACCACCCTCAGCGCCGTGGTGTTACGCGGTCGGCGTTTCACGCTGGCCCACGTCGGCGATTGCCGGGTGTATCGCTGGCACGCCGACCAGTTGCAGCGAATCAGTCAGGACCATGTCTGGGAACAGCCGGACATGCAACACGTACTCAAGCGCGCGCTGGGACTGGACCAGCATCTGGTGGTCGATTACCTCGACGGCGAGCTGCGCCAGGGCGAAAGCTTCGTGCTGCTCAGCGACGGCGTCTGGGCCACACTGGGCGATGCGGCGATTGCAGCGATCCTGCGCGAACAGCCACAGCCCGACGATGCGGTCGCCACGCTGGTCAATGCCGCGCATCTGGCCGGCAGCCAGGATAACGCCAGTGCCTTGCTGGTCAGGGTCGAGCAGCCCGGGGAAAACAGCCTCGGCGACACCTTGCTCCAGTTGCAGCAATGGCCGCTGCCGCCGCTGCTCAAGCCTGGCCAGTGGTTCGAGGGTTGGCAGGTCGAATGCATTCTGGGGCAGAGCCGCCAATCATTGCTCTACCGGGTCCGGGACGCGCAACAGCAAGCCTGGTTGCTCAAGACCCTCCCGCCCAGCCGCCATGATGAACCGGAGGCCGGCCAGGGCCTGCTGCTGGAAGAGTGGTTCCTGCGCCGGGTCGCCGGGCGCTGCTTTCCCGAAGTGCACCCTGCGACGCAGCGCCAGCACCTGTATTACCTGATGCGCGAATACCCGGGACAGACACTCGCCGAACTGTTCCAGCAGGAGGGCCCCTTGCCGCTGGCGCAGTGGCAGGAACTGGCAAGACGCACCCTGCAGGCGGTGGGCATGCTGCACCGGCGCAACATCCTGCACCGCGATATCAAGCCGGAAAATCTGCACCTGGGTGCCGATGGTGAGTTGCGTCTGCTGGATTTCGGCCTGGCCTATTGTCCGGGCCTGAGCGAAAAGCCCAGTCATGAACTCCCCGGAACACCCGGCTACATCGCTCCGGAAGCGTTCGAGGGACAACCGCCGCAGGTTCGCCAGGACCTCTACAGCGTCGGTGTCAGCCTGTTCTACCTGCTGACCGGACACTATCCGCACGGCGAAATCGAGGCGTTCCAACGCCCGCGTTTTGGTCCACCGGTCAATGCCGGACGTTATCGCCCGGATCTTCCCGACTGGCTGGCCCACAGTCTGGAGCAGGCCATCGCAGTCGATCCCGGACAACGCTACGAGACCGCCGAACAATGGTTGCTGGTGCTGGAAAAGGCCGAACGCAACGTACTGAGCGTTCGCCCCCGGCCCTTGCTGGAACGCGAACCACTGAAAGTCTGGCGCACGGTGGCGCTGCTGTCGCTGCTGGTCAACCTTGGCCTGTTACTCTGGGCACTGAAAGGCTGAGCGACAGGTTCTGAACAAATCGCAGGCAAAGAAAAGCCCGGCCTGAGCCGGGCTTTTCCATGCGACCAGGCTAATTACTTAGCTTGGGCTTCAACGGACGCTTCTACGCGACGGTTGATAGCGCGACCTGCTTCAGTAGCGTTGTCAGCCACTGGACGGGTTTTGCCGTAGCCAACCGACTGGATGCGGTTAGGAGCGATACCGTCCTTGACCAGAACTTGTTTCACAGCGTCAGCACGACGCTGGGACAGCTTCTGGTTGTAAGCGTCGGTACCAACGCTGTCGGTGTGACCCGAAACCACGGTGGTGGTTTGTGGGTACTGCTTCATGAAGTCAGCCAGGTTCTTCACGTCGCCGTAGCTGTTAGGCTTGACCACAGCCTTGTTGAAGTCGAACTTCACGTCCAGCTCAACTTTAACCACTTCAGCTACTGGAGCTTCTGGAGCCGGAGCTGGCTCTTGAGCAACTGGAGCTGGAGCAGGTGCTGGAGCAACCTTGCCACCGCTGCCACCGAAGTTCACACCCAGGCCTACCAGAGCAGCGTAGTCCCACTTGCCGTTGTCCAGCTTGTAGTCAGCTTCAACGCCGGCACGAGCGTACAGGTTGTCGGTGATGTACCACTTGGCGCCAGCGCCGGTGGTCAGGAAAGTCGACTGATCACGACCAGTGTGGCCATCAGCAGCAACGTTGGTCAGGCTGCCGTGAGCAACACCGCCTTCAACGTATGGACGGATTGCATCGCCAACGGTACCGAAGTGGTACTGACCTTTCAGGCCGAACTTGTCACCACCCAGCTTCTGGCTGCCGGTGCCGTCGTTCGAACGGGTGTAGTTGGTTTTGTCGTAGGTCAGGTTGACCGATACGTCGTCAGTGATGAAGTAGCCCAGCGAAGCGCCTGGGTTGTAACCGTCTTCAACGTGCTTGACGCTGTCGTTGTACTGCTTTTTGTAGAACACTTCACCCTCGACCGCGCCTTGGCCTTGTGCCAGAGCGCCGAACGAAGTTGCGGCTACAAGTGTACCAACGGCAATGCCCAAGGTGTTTTTCAGTTTCATCCGTTAAATCCCCATCTGGTGATTGTGAATCAGTCCCCAAACCGGGGGACAACTCGGCGACAAGTCTAGCAGAACTTGTCTGAACGTAAGAGGTATTTGCGTCGAACTAAGTTTCAGCAATGCCCGCAAATTTCTCACGCAATTTATCAAGCGCTCTTTTGTAGCGCATTTTCGTAGCACTCAGGCCCATGTGCATGATGTCGGCGATCTCCTGGAATTCCAGCTCTGCGACAAAACGTAGCACCAGAATCTCCCGATCGATCGGATTCACATGCACCAGCCAGCGGTCAAGCCCACCCTTTTCTTCGGGTGCCGGTGTCTTCTCCTCGGACGCCTCCTCGAGTGGATCGAGACTCAAGGCATCCATGAGACGACGCTTGCGCCGTTCTTTGCGGTACTGCGTGATGCATTCGTTGTAGGTGATGCTGTACAGCCAGGTCTTGAACTTCGATTTACCCTCAAAGTTCTTGAGGCCATACAAGACCTTCAACATCACTTCCTGACAGACATCGTCCGCATCACGATCGTTCCCTAAATACCTTGAACAAACGCTGAACAAAGTTCGTTGATAGCGACGCATCAACTCTTCGTAGGCGCGAGTCACGTGAAACAGCTCCGCATGCGAACGCGCCACCAGCTCCTCATCGGTGAGCTCGCGGGGGTCATAGCGCATGGATAGCGATTGGGTTTTATTCAAAACGAGTCGTGCCGACAGTCAGGTCAATGTCCGCCGCGGCCCCAGGCTGGGGGCTTTTTGCGGCGGCATACATTAGCAGGGTTTGCCGGGTTAGCGGCTACTCACATGCTGTTCCAGCAGGATCCGATTGGAGAGAGAGACTAGCTCACCCTCGTCGGTCAGCAGTGTGGTTTTAACCGTGCCGATCTCTTCGATCTGACCTTCGACCTCGCCAACTCGCACTTGTTGCCCAACCTGGTACAACTCACGCACATAAATTCCCGCCAGAATCTGTCCGGCAATTTCCTTGCTTCCAAGGCCCATGGCCAATGCAACGGCCAGACCAACGGTAATCAGAACGATCACGATCACATGGTTCAGCAGGTCGGTCTTGACCTCCAACTGACTGATCGCCACCGAAATACTGATGATCACCACCAACCCCTGGGCTACCCGTCCCAGGCCGCTGGCATAATCCAGGCCCACGCCCTCGGCGGCGCCACGCACCAGGCCATTGACCAGTTGCGCCAGCAGCATGCCGACCAGCAGCACCAGCGCCGCGCCGAACACCTTGGGCAGATACAGCGCCAACATGTCGAGCGTCGCGGAGACACGCTCCAGCCCCAGCGATTGCGCAGCCGAAACCAGGAATACCAGGAGGATGAACCAGTAGACGATCTTGCCGATCAGCGTCGAGATCGGCACCTGCATGCCGGCCCGGCTGAGCAGCTTGGTCAGTCCGGTACCGGCCATCAGGCGGTCCAGCCCCAGCTTGGCGAGCAATTTGGACAACAGGGTATCGAGCAGCTTCGCCACGACGAAGCCCAGCAGCACCACAACCAGAGCACCAAACAGGTTCGGGATGAAGTTCGCAACCTTCGTCCACAACGCTGTCATCGCTGTCACCAGACTCCGAGTCCAGAGATCAAGTTCCATATTCAATCAGCCTTATCCGCACTGCGACTAGTAGGGGTACGACGAGAAACCGGCATCACGTGGGCCGATCCATTGTTCAGGGCAATCATCAGCGCTTGCAACCAACGCCCCAGCAGACTGAAGAGATCGCCCGCGCCAACTTGGCGGTTGGCGGTTTTCAGCACACGCCCAAGGCACGCATCGTCATCACGTGGAGTGGACGGCGAAGCATTGAGCATGTCACGCAGAGACTGTTCAAACGGATCGTGCATATGCACCTCTCGGACTGTCTTGAAAAGACGCGATCGGGATTTTCCGGGTCACATGCAACATCCTTCAGAACCAGCGCAAACGACGAAACAACCACCATTGCCCAAACGCCACGCCGACGATCAGCAGGCAGGCGATGATAAAACCATAGGGGTCCTGGGACCCTGGAATCCCACCGACGTTGATCCCCAGAAGACCGGTGAGAAAACTCATCGGCAGGAAGATCCCGGTGATGATCCCGAAGCGGTACATGATCTTGTTCATGTGCTGGTTCAGACGCCGGTCTTCGGCCTCAAGCAGCAGCCCCACGCGCTCGCGGGTCAATTCGAGCTCTTCGAGATAGCGGGTCAGACTGTTGTTCAATTCGTTCCAGTAGTCGGCATCGTCGCTGGCAAACCAGCCCAGTTTGATCCGCGTCAACTGGCCGAAAATATCCCGCTGCGGCGCGAGGAAACGCTTGAGTCCGGCAGCCCGACGACGGATCTGCACGACCGCCCCATGCTCGGGACAA from Pseudomonas asplenii harbors:
- a CDS encoding nitrate/nitrite transporter, giving the protein MNTSFWKSGHTPTLFSAFLYFDLSFMVWYLLGPLAVQIAADLHLTTQQRGLVVATPILAGAVLRFLMGMLADRLSPKTAGIIGQVCVIGALFGAWQLGIHSYEQALLLGLFLGMAGASFAVALPLASQWYPPQHQGKAMGIAGAGNSGTVFAALIAPLLAASFGWSNVFGFALIPLIITLLVFVLLARNAPQRPKAKSMADYMKALGDRDSWWFMFFYSVTFGGFIGLASALPGYFNDQYSLSPVTAGYYTAACVFGGSLMRPLGGALADRFGGIRTLLGMYTVATICIAAVGFNLPSSYAALALFVMAMLGLGAGNGAVFQLVPQRFRLEIGVMTGLIGMAGGIGGFALAAGMGAIKQSTGSYQVALWLFASLGVLAWFGLHGVKRRWRTTWGSAAVTAARV
- a CDS encoding bifunctional protein-serine/threonine kinase/phosphatase, with amino-acid sequence MELQLNFAQASATGPRAENQDAMRLVTPTPELAASKGYLFAIADGVSQCADGALAAQATLQALALDYYATPPTWGVAQALDRLLLAQNRWLQANGGGQPLLTTLSAVVLRGRRFTLAHVGDCRVYRWHADQLQRISQDHVWEQPDMQHVLKRALGLDQHLVVDYLDGELRQGESFVLLSDGVWATLGDAAIAAILREQPQPDDAVATLVNAAHLAGSQDNASALLVRVEQPGENSLGDTLLQLQQWPLPPLLKPGQWFEGWQVECILGQSRQSLLYRVRDAQQQAWLLKTLPPSRHDEPEAGQGLLLEEWFLRRVAGRCFPEVHPATQRQHLYYLMREYPGQTLAELFQQEGPLPLAQWQELARRTLQAVGMLHRRNILHRDIKPENLHLGADGELRLLDFGLAYCPGLSEKPSHELPGTPGYIAPEAFEGQPPQVRQDLYSVGVSLFYLLTGHYPHGEIEAFQRPRFGPPVNAGRYRPDLPDWLAHSLEQAIAVDPGQRYETAEQWLLVLEKAERNVLSVRPRPLLEREPLKVWRTVALLSLLVNLGLLLWALKG
- a CDS encoding OmpA family protein, which gives rise to MKLKNTLGIAVGTLVAATSFGALAQGQGAVEGEVFYKKQYNDSVKHVEDGYNPGASLGYFITDDVSVNLTYDKTNYTRSNDGTGSQKLGGDKFGLKGQYHFGTVGDAIRPYVEGGVAHGSLTNVAADGHTGRDQSTFLTTGAGAKWYITDNLYARAGVEADYKLDNGKWDYAALVGLGVNFGGSGGKVAPAPAPAPVAQEPAPAPEAPVAEVVKVELDVKFDFNKAVVKPNSYGDVKNLADFMKQYPQTTTVVSGHTDSVGTDAYNQKLSQRRADAVKQVLVKDGIAPNRIQSVGYGKTRPVADNATEAGRAINRRVEASVEAQAK
- the sigX gene encoding RNA polymerase sigma factor SigX, encoding MNKTQSLSMRYDPRELTDEELVARSHAELFHVTRAYEELMRRYQRTLFSVCSRYLGNDRDADDVCQEVMLKVLYGLKNFEGKSKFKTWLYSITYNECITQYRKERRKRRLMDALSLDPLEEASEEKTPAPEEKGGLDRWLVHVNPIDREILVLRFVAELEFQEIADIMHMGLSATKMRYKRALDKLREKFAGIAET
- a CDS encoding mechanosensitive ion channel family protein; this encodes MELDLWTRSLVTAMTALWTKVANFIPNLFGALVVVLLGFVVAKLLDTLLSKLLAKLGLDRLMAGTGLTKLLSRAGMQVPISTLIGKIVYWFILLVFLVSAAQSLGLERVSATLDMLALYLPKVFGAALVLLVGMLLAQLVNGLVRGAAEGVGLDYASGLGRVAQGLVVIISISVAISQLEVKTDLLNHVIVIVLITVGLAVALAMGLGSKEIAGQILAGIYVRELYQVGQQVRVGEVEGQIEEIGTVKTTLLTDEGELVSLSNRILLEQHVSSR